One stretch of Ipomoea triloba cultivar NCNSP0323 chromosome 8, ASM357664v1 DNA includes these proteins:
- the LOC116027758 gene encoding transcription repressor MYB6-like has product MGHHCCGKHKVKRGLWSPEEDEKLIKHLATHGHGCWSSVPKLAGLQRCGKSCRLRWINYLRPDLKRGSFTEQEERTIIDVHRILGNRWAQIAKHLPGRTDNEVKNFWNSCIKKKLLAQGLDPNTHNLLSSNQAKINKNNKPINSQHFTIDQNSSPPKDEPHIPLDLKASIAAFTCIPNNEPHKYPLKFKYGPTGGYQYQNPSQNKLVTGFGTSCSSVESTSNNLSSSPSSSLNPAPGLGAMNVENSMWGTGAFEPLFGPDRFVHHQQQQQEMYKVNTEFCSNNVQNMEMVNTFDDSSDFDFDFGDDSALLPFAAVYCDANSMDQLAWDNC; this is encoded by the exons ATGGGCCATCACTGTTGCGGCAAACACAAAGTGAAGAGAGGCCTTTGGTCTCCTGAAGAAGATGAGAAGCTCATCAAACACCTCGCCACTCATGGCCATGGCTGTTGGAGTTCTGTCCCCAAACTTGCAG GGTTACAGAGGTGTGGAAAGAGTTGCAGATTGAGGTGGATAAATTACCTGAGGCCGGATCTGAAGAGGGGATCATTCACAGAGCAAGAAGAGAGGACAATCATAGATGTTCATAGGATTCTGGGCAACAGATGGGCACAGATAGCCAAACACTTACCTGGGAGAACCGATAACGAGGTCAAGAATTTCTGGAATTCTTGCATCAAGAAAAAACTCCTCGCACAAGGCTTAGACCCCAACACACACAATCTCCTCTCCTCTAATCAAGCCAAgattaacaaaaacaacaaaccCATCAACTCCCAACATTTCACTATCGACCAAAACTCATCCCCTCCAAAAGATGAGCCCCACATTCCCCTAGACCTCAAAGCCTCCATTGCAGCCTTCACTTGCATTCCCAATAATGAGCCCCATAAGTACcccttaaaatttaaatatggtCCCACGGGTGGCTACCAGTACCAAAACCCGTCCCAAAACAAACTGGTGACGGGTTTTGGTACGAGTTGCTCTTCAGTTGAGAGCACTTCGAACAATCTCtcctcttctccttcctctTCCTTGAACCCGGCGCCCGGGTTGGGGGCCATGAATGTGGAGAATTCCATGTGGGGAACCGGCGCGTTTGAACCGCTGTTCGGACCGGACCGGTTTgttcatcatcaacaacaacaacaggaAATGTACAAGGTTAATACTGAGTTCTGTAGCAATAATGTGCAGAATATGGAGATGGTGAACACGTTTGACGACAGCTCTGACTTTGACTTCGACTTTGGGGATGATTCTGCACTTTTGCCCTTTGCAGCAGTGTACTGTGATGCGAATTCTATGGATCAACTTGCATGGGATAATTGctga